One window of Gymnogyps californianus isolate 813 chromosome 10, ASM1813914v2, whole genome shotgun sequence genomic DNA carries:
- the TRIP12 gene encoding E3 ubiquitin-protein ligase TRIP12 isoform X9, producing the protein MSNRPNNNPGGSLRRSQRNSAGAQPQDDAVGGRGCSSSAVLIPQQEDPERVNTSEKQKTGQVPKKDNSRGVKRSASPDYRRTNSPSSAKKPKALQHSETSLETNKPHTKSKRRHLDQEQPKSTQLPSTSKAHTRKGGAAGSSRSQKRKRTENLSCIKSGSAVESTGAEEKSAKLSKLASKSVTSAKAGCSTITDSSSSASTSSSSSAVASASSTVPQGARVKQGKDQNKARRSRSASSPSPRRSSRDKEPSKTGGSSKFDWAARFSPKVSLPKTKLSLPGSSKSEASKPGPSGLQAKLASLRKSTKKRSESPPAELPSLRRSTRQKTTGSCASTSRRGSGLGKRGAAEARRQEKMADPDNNQDGVNSSAARTDEAPQGAAASSSVAGAVGMTTSGESESDDSEMGRLQALLEARGLPPHLFGPLGPRMSQLFHRTIGSGASSKAQQLLQGLQATDESQQLQAVIEMCQLLVMGNEETLGGFPVKSVVPALITLLQMEHNFDIMNHACRALTYMMEALPRSSAVVVDAIPVFLEKLQVIQCIDVAEQALTALEMLSRRHSKAILQAGGLADCLLYLEFFSINAQRNALAIAANCCQSITPDEFHFVADSLPLLTQRLTHQDKKSVESTCLCFARLVDNFQHEENLLQQVASKDLLTNIQQLLVVTPPILSSGMFIMVVRMFSLMCSNCPTLAVQLMKQNIAETLHFLLCGASNGSCQEQIDLVPRSPQELYELTSLICELMPCLPKEGIFAVDTMLKKGNAQNTDGAIWQWRDDRGLWHPYNRIDSRIIEAAHQVGEDEISLSTLGRVYTIDFNSMQQINEDTGTARAIQRKPNPLANTNTSGHSELKKDDARAQLMKEDPELAKSFIKTLFGVLYEVYSSSAGPAVRHKCLRAILRIIYFADAELLKDVLKNHAVSSHIASMLSSQDLKIVVGALQMAEILMQKLPDIFSVYFRREGVMHQVKNLAESEALLTSPPKVCTNGSGMLGTTTTISTGTATAASNAAADLGSPSLQHSREDSLDLSPQGRLSDVLKRKRLPKRGPRRPKYSPPRDDDKVDNQAKSPTTTQSPKSSFLASLNPKTWGRLSTQSNSNNIEPARTAGVSGLARAASKDTISNNREKIKGWIKEQAHKFVERYFSSENMDGSNPALNVLQRLCTATEQLNLQVDGGTECLVEIRSIVSESDVSSFEIQHSGFVKQLLLYLTSKSEKDAVSRDIRLKRFLHVFFSSPLPGEEPLGRLEPLENAPLLALVHKMNNCLSQMEQFPVKVHDFPSGNGTGSSFSLNRGSQALKFFNTHQLKCQLQRHPDCANVKQWKGGPVKIDPLALVQAIERYLVVRGYGRVREDDEDSDDDGSDEEIDESLAAQFLNSGNVRHRLQFYIGDHLLPYNMTVYQAVRQYSLQAEEERESTDDESNPLGRAGIWTKTHTIWYKPVREDEDGNKDCVGGKRGRAQTAPTKTSPRNSKKHDELWHDGVCPSVLNPLEVYLISSPPENITFEDPSLDVILLLRVLHAISRYWYYLYDNAICKEIIPTSEFINSKLTAKANRQLQDPLVIMTGNIPTWLTELGKTCPFFFPFDTRQMLFYVTAFDRDRAMQRLLDTNPEINQSDSQDSRVAPRLDRKKRTVNRDELLKQAESVMQDLGSSRAMLEIQYENEVGTGLGPTLEFYALVSQELQRADLGLWRGEEVTLANPKGSQEGTKYIHNLQGLFALPFGRTAKPAHIAKVKMKFRFLGKLMAKAIMDFRLVDLPLGLPFYKWMLRQETSLTSHDLFSIDPVVAKSIYHLEDIVRQKKRLEQDKTQTKESLQYALEALTMNGCSVEDLGLDFTLPGFPNIELKKGGKDTPVTIHNLEEYLRLVIFWALNEGVARQFDSFRDGFESVFPLSHLQYFYPEELEQLLCGSKTDTWDAKTLMECCRPDHGYTHDSRAVKYLFEILSSFDSEQQRLFLQFVTGSPRLPVGGFRSLNPPLTIVRKTFESTENPDDFLPSVMTCVNYLKLPDYSTIEIMREKLLIAAREGQQSFHLS; encoded by the exons AGGCTGTAGTTCATCTGCTGTTTTAATACCACAACAAGAAGATCCAGAGAGAGTCaatacttcagaaaagcaaaaaacgGGGCAAGTGCCTAAGAAAGACAATTCTCGAGGAGTTAAACGCAGTGCTAGTCCAGATTACAGGAGGACCAATTCTCCTAGCTCtgctaaaaaacccaaagcacttCAACACAGTGAAACTTCCTTGGAAACTAACAAGCCACATACTAAATCTAAGAGAAGACACTTAGACCAAGAACAGCCGAAGTCTACACAATTGCCATCAACAAGCAAGGCTCACACCAGAAAGGGTGGAGCTGCTGGTAGCTCCCGaagtcagaaaaggaaaaggacagagaatcTGTCTTGTATAAAGAGTGGTTCAGCGGTTGAATCAACTGGCGCTGAAGAGAAGTCAGCAAAACTCTCCAAGCTGGCTTCAAAATCGGTGACCTCAGCCAAAGCTGGGTGTAGCACCATCACTGATTCTTCTTCTTCAGCTtccacatcctcctcctcttctgctgttGCCTCTGCTTCTTCTACTGTTCCTCAGGGTGCCAGAGTGAAACAGGGAAAGGACCAGAATAAGGCTAGGCGTTCCCGTTCTGCATCCAGCCCCAGTCCAAGAAGGAGTAGCAGGGACAAAGAACCGAGTAAAACAGGTGGCTCTTCAAAGTTTGACTGGGCTGCTCGATTCAGCCCAAAAGTCAGTCTCCCTAAAACAAAACTGTCTCTACCAGGCTCTTCCAAGTCAGAGGCATCAAAACCTGGACCTTCAGGACTACAGGCTAAGCTAGCAA GTCTAAGAAAATCTACAAAGAAGCGCAGTGAATCACCACCTGCTGAGCTCCCCAGTTTGCGGCGGAGCACACGGCAAAAGACCACGGGCTCCTGTGCTAGCACCAG TCGGCGAGGCTCTGGCCTGGGCAAAAGAGGAGCAGCTGAAGCTCGCCGACAGGAGAAGATGGCTGATCCTGACAACAACCAGGATGGAGTTAACTCCTCAGCTGCGCGTACGGATGaggctccccagggagctgcag cttcTAGTTCTGTTGCTGGGGCTGTAGGTATGACAACCTCTGGAGAAAGTGAGTCAGATGATTCTGAGATGGGAAGACTACAAG CTCTATTAGAGGCTAGGGGTCTTCCTCCTCACCTGTTTGGCCCTCTTGGTCCTCGGATGTCGCAGCTCTTCCACAGGACAATTGGAAGTGGAGCTA GTTCTAAAGCCCAACAGCTTTTACAAGGTCTCCAAGCCACTGATGAAAGTCAGCAACTACAGGCAGTGATTGAGATGTGCCAGCTGTTGGTCAtgggaaatgaagaaacattAGGAGGATTTCCAGTCAAGAGTGTTGTACCAGCTTTG ataaCACTGCTGCAGATGGAGCACAACTTTGACATT ATGAACCATGCATGTCGGGCCTTAACATACATGATGGAGGCACTTCCCAGATCGTCTGCTGTAGTGGTAGATGCAATTCCTGTCTTCTTGGAAAAG CTGCAGGTTATTCAGTGCATTGATGTGGCAGAGCAGGCGCTTACAGCCCTGGAGATGTTATCACGCAGGCATAGTAAAGCCATTCTGCAGGCA gGTGGGTTGGCAGACTGTTTGCTGTATCTGGAATTCTTCAGTATAAATGCACAGAGGAATGCACTAGCTATTGCTGCCAACTGCTGCCAGAGTATAACACCTGATGAGTTTCACTTTGTGGCAGACTCTTTGCCACTGCTTACACAAAGGTTAACCCATCAG GACAAAAAGTCTGTTGAAAGCACTTGTCTCTGTTTTGCACGGCTAGTGGACAACTTCCAGCATGAGGAG AACTTGCTCCAGCAGGTTGCTTCCAAGGACTTGTTAACGAATATCCAGCAACTCTTGGTAGTGACGCCTCCTATCCTGAGCTCAGGAATGTTCATCATGGTGGTGCGCATGTTTTCCTTAATGTGCTCCAATTGCCCAACGCTTGCAGTCCAACTTATGAAGCAAA ATATTGCAGAAACACTTCACTTCCTCCTTTGTGGAGCCTCAAATGGGAGCTGTCAAGAACAAATTGACCTTGTTCCACGAAGTCCTCAAGAACTTTATGAGCTTACTTCTCTTATCTG TGAACTGATGCCTTGCCTGCCAAAAGAGGGAATCTTTGCTGTTGATACTAtgctgaagaaaggaaatgcgCAAAACACAGATGGTGCAATATGGCAATGGCGAGATGACAGGGGTCTCTGGCATCCCTATAACAGGATTGATAGTCGAATAATAGAG GCAGCTCATCAGGTTGGTGAGGATGAGATAAGCCTGTCTACACTTGGGCGTGTCTATACTATTGATTTTAACTCTATGCAGCAAATAAATGAGGATACTGGAACAGCACGTGCCATTCAGCGAAAACCAAACCCTTTAGCCAATACAAACACTA GTGGACATTCAGAATTGAAGAAGGATGATGCTCGAGCACAACTAATGAAAGAGGACCCAGAACTGGCAAAATCCTTTATCAAAACATTGTTTGGTGTTCTTTATGAAGTATATAGTTCTTCAGCTGGACCTGCTGTTAGACACAAGTGCCTTAGAGCAATTCTTaggataatttattttgctgatgcTGAACTTCTGAAGGATGTGCTGAAAAACCATGCTGTTTCAAG TCATATTGCCTCCATGCTGTCAAGTCAAGACCTTAAGATAGTAGTTGGAGCCCTGCAGATGGCAgagattttaatgcaaaagctACCTGACATTTTTAGTGTTTACTTCAGAAGAGAAG GGGTGATGCACCAAGTGAAAAACTTAGCAGAGTCTGAGGCTTTGCTAACAAGCCCACCAAAAGTATGCACTAATGGATCAGGAATGCTGGGTACCACTACAACAATAAGTACTGGAACAGCCACTGCTGCCAGTAATGCAGCTGCAGATTTGGGCTCCCCCAGCTTACAACACAGCCGGGAGGATTCTTTGGATCTGAGCCCACAGGG ACGACTGAGCGACgttctaaagagaaaaagactgcCAAAACGAGGGCCAAGGAGACCAAAATACTCTCCTCCAAGAGATGATGACAAAGTAGACAATCAAG CTAAAAGCCCTACAACTACTCAATCTCCTAAATCTTCTTTCTTGGCAAGTTTAAATCCTAAAACATGGGGAAGATTGAGCACACAGTCCAACAGTAATAATATTGAACCAGCACGAACAGCAGGAGTAAGTGGTCTTGCAAGGGCTGCTTCCAAGGATACCATTTCCAATAACAG agaaaaaattaaGGGCTGGATTAAGGAGCAAGCCCATAAATTTGTAGAACGTTATTTTAGTTCTGAAAACATGGATGGAAGCAATCCTGCACTAAATGTATTACAGAGACTTTGCACTGCAACTGAACAACTCAACCTCCAG GTGGATGGTGGAACAGAGTGCCTTGTAGAAATCCGTAGCATTGTCTCGGAGTCTGACGTCTCCTCATTTGAAATCCAGCATAGTGGGTTTGTTAAACAACTGCTGCTTTATTTGACATCTAAAAGTGAGAAGGATGCTGTAAGCAGGGATATCAGATTGAAAAgatttcttcatgtatttttttcttctcca CTTCCTGGAGAAGAACCCCTTGGAAGATTAGAGCCATTAGAAAATGCACCTTTGTTGGCGTTAGTCCATAAAATGAACAACTGCCTCAGTCAGATGGAGCAGTTTCCTGTCAAAGTGCATGACTTCCCTAGTGGAAATGGAACAGGGAGCAG tTTTTCTCTTAACAGAGGATCCCAagctttaaaattcttcaaTACACATCAATTAAAATGCCAACTGCAAAGACATCCAGACTGTGCTAATGTGAAACAGTGGAAAGGTGGACCTGTGAAGATTGATCCTCTGGCTTTGGTACAAGCCATTGAAAGATACCTTGTAGTTAgag GCTATGGAAGAGTTAGAGAAGACGATGAGGATAGTGATGATGATGGGTCAGATGAAGAAATAGATGAATCTTTG gcTGCTCAATTCTTAAATTCAGGGAATGTGAGACATAGACTGCAATTTTACATTGGAGATCACTTGCTGCCGTACAATATGACTGTGTATCAAGCAGTTAGGCAGTACAGTTTGCAagctgaggaggagagggagtCTACAGATGATGAAAGCAACCCATTAGGAAGAGCTGGGATTTGGACAAAAACGCATACCATCTG GTACAAACCTGTGCGAGAGGATGAAGATGGTAATAAGGACTGTGTTGGTGGTAAAAGAGGAAGAGCACAAACTGCTCCCACGAAAACTTCCCCCAGAAATTCTAAAAAGCACGATGAATTGTGGCATG aTGGTGTATGCCCTTCGGTATTAAATCCTCTAGAAGTTTACCTCATATCTTCCCCACCTGAAAACATAACATTTGAAGATCCCTCATTAGATGTTATTCTTCTTTTGAGAGTTCTACATGCTATCAGTCGATACTGGTATTACTTGTATGAT AATGCAATCTGCAAGGAGATAATTCCAACCTCAGAGTTTATCAACAGTAAActgacagcaaaagcaaacaggCAGCTTCAGGATCCTTTGGTAATTATGACAGGAAACATACCAACTTGGCTGACAGAACTTGGAAAAACATG cccatttttctttccatttgatACCCGTCAAATGCTGTTTTATGTAACTGCTTTTGATCGTGATCGAGCCATGCAAAGACTACTGGATACTAATCCAGAAATCAATCAATCAGATTCTCAGGATAGCAGAGTGGCACCACGACtggacaggaaaaaa CGCACTGTGAACAGAGATGAGCTGTTGAAACAGGCAGAATCTGTGATGCAGGATCTAGGCAGTTCAAGAGCCATGTTGGAAATCCAGTATGAGAATGAA GTTGGCACAGGCCTAGGCCCCACGCTAGAGTTCTATGCACTTGTATCTCAGGAACTACAGAGAGCAGACTTAGGCCtttggaggggagaagaagTAACTTTAGCCAATCCAAAAG GAAGCCAGGAAGGTACCAAGTACATCCATAACCTTCAAGGTCTTTTTGCACTTCCTTTTGGTAGAACAGCCAAGCCAGCTCACATTGCAAAAGTTAAAATGAAGTTCCGCTTTCTGGGAAAACTAATGGCCAAGGCAATCATGGATTTTAGACTG GTGGACCTTCCTCTTGGACTTCCTTTTTATAAATGGATGCTACGACAGGAAACTTCCTTGACATCGCATGACTTGTTCAGTATTGATCCAGTAGTAGCCAAATCAATATATCACCTTGAAGACATTgtaagacaaaagaaaagacttgAGCAGGACAAAACACAG ACCAAAGAAAGTCTACAGTATGCATTGGAGGCTCTGACTATGAATGGCTGCTCAGTGGAAGATCTAGGGCTGGACTTCACACTTCCTGGGTTTCCTAATATAGAActgaaaaaagggggaaaagataCACCAGTCACCATCCACAATTTAGAGGAGTATCTCAGA tTGGTTATATTCTGGGCACTAAATGAAGGTGTTGCCAGACAGTTTGACTCATTCAGAGATGGATTTGAATCAGTCTTCCCCCTCAGTCATCTTCAGTACTTCTATCCTGAGGAG ttGGAGCAGCTCTTGTGTGGCAGTAAAACGGACACTTGGGATGCAAAGACTTTAATGGAATGTTGCAGGCCAGATCACGGTTATACGCATGACAG TCGAGCAGTGAAGTATCTTTTTGAAATTCTCAGTAGCTTTGATAGTGAGCAGCAAAgactgtttcttcagtttgtgACGGGTAGCCCCAGACTGCCTGTAGGAG GCTTTCGAAGTTTGAACCCTCCGTTGACAATTGTACGCAAGACATTTGAGTCTACAGAGAATCCAGATGATTTCTTACCCTCAGTAATGACTTGTGTGAACTATCTCAAATTGCCGGACTATTCAACTATTGAGATAATGCGTGAAAAACTCTTGATAGCTGCAAGAGAAGGGCAGCAGTCATTCCATCTTTCCTGA